The following proteins come from a genomic window of Nothobranchius furzeri strain GRZ-AD chromosome 1, NfurGRZ-RIMD1, whole genome shotgun sequence:
- the LOC139070745 gene encoding cis-aconitate decarboxylase-like produces MGSAAACSRLLSLDPSQCSHALAIAASLAGAPMANAATQSKPLHIGNASRLGLEAALLASRGLEASPLVLDAVAGVAGFSAFYEDYVPQPLESPDDGGHVFLLEEQDMAFKRFPAHLGMHWVADAAAAVHELLVGHGLGQVSPHQVQDILLRVPQSKYINRPFPESEHEAHHSFQFKAFSALQDGAVTVQSFSPPAMSHPELHFLLSRVRIEHPEDNPANFNRMYGEVQVTLDGGDILKGHCDTFYGHWRNPLTNESLSKKFRSNAEVVLPSEKVERLVEVVEELDRLDDCGALLSQLQ; encoded by the coding sequence ATGGGAAGTGCAGCAGCCTGTTCTCGTCTCCTGTCTCTGGATCCGTCTCAGTGCAGTCATGCCTTGGCTATAGCAGCTTCTCTAGCTGGAGCTCCGATGGCTAATGCTGCCACTCAGTCCAAGCCCCTTCACATCGGCAACGCCTCTCGTTTGGGGCTTGAAGCTGCTCTGCTGGCCTCCAGAGGCCTAGAGGCCAGTCCTCTGGTCTTGGATGCTGTTGCAGGAGTGGCGGGCTTCAGCGCCTTTTATGAAGATTATGTTCCTCAGCCTTTAGAGTCACCTGATGATGGTGGACATGTGTTCCTGTTAGAGGAGCAGGACATGGCTTTTAAGCGTTTTCCTGCCCATCTGGGGATGCACTGGGTAGCTGATGCTGCAGCTGCGGTCCATGAGCTCCTTGTGGGACATGGTCTAGGACAGGTGTCCCCACATCAGGTCCAGGACATCCTGCTCAGAGTCCCCCAGTCTAAATACATCAACAGGCCTTTTCCCGAGTCAGAGCACGAGGCACACCACTCCTTCCAGTTTAAAGCCTTCAGCGCTCTGCAGGACGGTGCGGTGACCGTGCAGTCCTTCAGCCCGCCCGCCATGAGCCACCCAGAGCTGCACTTCCTGCTGAGCCGTGTTCGCATTGAGCATCCTGAGGACAACCCCGCCAATTTCAACCGCATGTACGGAGAAGTCCAGGTGACTCTAGATGGAGGAGACATCCTGAAGGGCCACTGTGACACCTTCTACGGCCACTGGCGCAACCCGCTGACAAACGAGAGCCTGAGCAAGAAGTTCAGAAGCAACGCAGAGGTGGTGCTGCCATCAGAGAAGGTGGAGCGGCttgtggaggtggtggaggagctggACAGACTGGATGATTGTGGAGCTCTTCTCTCACAGCTGCAGTGA